One genomic segment of Rhinopithecus roxellana isolate Shanxi Qingling chromosome 6, ASM756505v1, whole genome shotgun sequence includes these proteins:
- the ORAI2 gene encoding protein orai-2 isoform X1 has protein sequence MTCLAPTMSAELNVPVDPSTPACPEPGHKGMDYRDWVRRSYLELVTSNHHSVQALSWRKLYLSRAKLKASSRTSALLSGFAMVAMVEVQLETQYQYPRPLLIAFSACTTVLVAVHLFALLISTCILPNVEAVSNIHNLNSISESPHERMHPYIELAWGFSTVLGILLFLAEVVLLCWIKFLPVDARRQPGPPPGPGSHTGWQAALVSTIIMVPVGLIFVVFTIHFYRSLVRHKTERHNREIEELHKLKVQLDGHERSLQVV, from the exons ATGACCTG CCTGGCTCCCACCATGAGCGCTGAGCTCAACGTGCCTGTTGACCCCTCTACTCCTGCCTGCCCGGAGCCCGGCCACAAGGGCATGGATTACCGGGACTGGGTCCGCCGCAGCTACCTGGAACTGGTCACCTCCAATCACCACTCGGTACAGGCCCTGTCGTGGCGGAAGCTCTACCTGAGCAGGGCCAAGCTGAAGGCCTCCAGCAGGACCTCCGCCCTCCTCTCCGGCTTCGCCATG GTGGCCATGGTGGAGGTGCAGCTGGAGACGCAGTACCAGTACCCTCGGCCGCTGCTGATTGCCTTCAGTGCCTGCACCACGGTGCTGGTGGCCGTGCACCTGTTCGCCCTCCTCATCAGCACCTGCATCCTGCCCAACGTGGAGGCGGTGAGCAACATCCACAACCTGAACTCCATCAGCGAGTCTCCGCATGAGCGCATGCACCCCTACATCGAGCTGGCCTGGGGCTTCTCCACCGTGCTAGGCATCCTGCTCTTCCTGGCCGAGGTGGTGCTGCTCTGCTGGATCAAATTCCTCCCCGTGGACGCCCGGCGCCAGCCTGGTCCCCCGCCCGGCCCCGGGAGCCACACGGGCTGGCAGGCCGCGCTGGTGTCCACCATCATCATGGTGCCCGTGGGCCTCATCTTCGTGGTCTTCACCATCCACTTCTACCGCTCTCTGGTGCGCCACAAAACGGAGCGCCACAACCGCGAGATCGAGGAGCTCCACAAGCTCAAGGTCCAGCTGGACGGGCATGAGCGCAGCCTGCAGGTCGTGTGA
- the ORAI2 gene encoding protein orai-2 isoform X2 translates to MSAELNVPVDPSTPACPEPGHKGMDYRDWVRRSYLELVTSNHHSVQALSWRKLYLSRAKLKASSRTSALLSGFAMVAMVEVQLETQYQYPRPLLIAFSACTTVLVAVHLFALLISTCILPNVEAVSNIHNLNSISESPHERMHPYIELAWGFSTVLGILLFLAEVVLLCWIKFLPVDARRQPGPPPGPGSHTGWQAALVSTIIMVPVGLIFVVFTIHFYRSLVRHKTERHNREIEELHKLKVQLDGHERSLQVV, encoded by the exons ATGAGCGCTGAGCTCAACGTGCCTGTTGACCCCTCTACTCCTGCCTGCCCGGAGCCCGGCCACAAGGGCATGGATTACCGGGACTGGGTCCGCCGCAGCTACCTGGAACTGGTCACCTCCAATCACCACTCGGTACAGGCCCTGTCGTGGCGGAAGCTCTACCTGAGCAGGGCCAAGCTGAAGGCCTCCAGCAGGACCTCCGCCCTCCTCTCCGGCTTCGCCATG GTGGCCATGGTGGAGGTGCAGCTGGAGACGCAGTACCAGTACCCTCGGCCGCTGCTGATTGCCTTCAGTGCCTGCACCACGGTGCTGGTGGCCGTGCACCTGTTCGCCCTCCTCATCAGCACCTGCATCCTGCCCAACGTGGAGGCGGTGAGCAACATCCACAACCTGAACTCCATCAGCGAGTCTCCGCATGAGCGCATGCACCCCTACATCGAGCTGGCCTGGGGCTTCTCCACCGTGCTAGGCATCCTGCTCTTCCTGGCCGAGGTGGTGCTGCTCTGCTGGATCAAATTCCTCCCCGTGGACGCCCGGCGCCAGCCTGGTCCCCCGCCCGGCCCCGGGAGCCACACGGGCTGGCAGGCCGCGCTGGTGTCCACCATCATCATGGTGCCCGTGGGCCTCATCTTCGTGGTCTTCACCATCCACTTCTACCGCTCTCTGGTGCGCCACAAAACGGAGCGCCACAACCGCGAGATCGAGGAGCTCCACAAGCTCAAGGTCCAGCTGGACGGGCATGAGCGCAGCCTGCAGGTCGTGTGA